In Runella sp. SP2, the genomic window ACCAAAACGTCCTTCTGAGAGCATTGGGTTCAATTGATACGTCACCACGGCATCCACATTGTCGAGGTCTTCACCAAAAAGCTCTTGCTCCATTCGCGTACTGTACTGCATTTTCACTTGAATGAGCTTGGCATCCAACGGTTTCCCCCAAGCTTCATTATCTCCCAAAACCAATTGAATTTTTCGCCAATCGTCGTAAAAATATTCTTGCAACAACGGAATCAACTGAAAACGAAATAGTTCACACAATTCTTCAAAAGTAGTTATATTCAAAAAATACGCATGGCCTACGACATGGTCACGGTCGTGCAAAAACTCTATCCGTTCGTTGAGCGTCGCCAAAAGTTTACCTAAATTGGTATTTTCTACTGTTTTATCGTTCAGGGACGGCAGGTCAGGCAAACATTCGTTAAAGTAAAAACGACGACGTAGGGCGGTGTCCAACAAAGCAATCGAACGGTCGGCGGTATTCATCGTCCCGACAATGTACAGGTTAGCTGGCACCCCAAATTTTTCTTGCGAATACGGCAATGTAAGCCAAAGTTCGTCGGTCGCCCCCAGTCGTTTTGAAGGCTCAATGAGCGTAATCAACTCCCCAAGCACTTTTGAGACGTTGGCACGGTTGATTTCATCCATCACCATAAGAACAATGGGCGCTTGGGTAAACCGTTTTTGACGATTTTCGGGGGTGTCAGAAATACAACCTTCAAAACTTTGATAATCGGCAGCCCGTAATGCCTCCAAACACGCTTCGTAAAAAACGCCTTTACGAACTTTGTACGTGATTTTATCACCAATAGTTTCGGGTCGAATCCCTTCTACAAACTCCTCATAACCAAACGATTGATGAAATGTTACAATCTTGTGCGCGTACGATTGGCACAACCGCTGCACTTCATAGGTTTTACCCGTCCCTGGCGCTCCATAATAAATGTAATTGAGGGGAATGGTGGGGCGCTCTATTCGCTTTTGATACGTTTCGGTTGGTTCGGCGACAGCTCGTGCCATTGACGTATTTTTCGCAAACAACTCCGAACGAAACCCCTCATCTTCAGCTGCCTGATAAATTGCTTTATTATGCAATTCACGATGAGTGGTTGTAGTGGCGATTTGCTTTAAATCTTGCAACGAATCAATCCAATACTGAACAACAGAATCGTTTTGAAGCAAATGTTTGTCTTGAAACTTGATTTTACCCAACCAGTAATCTGCATTCCCTTTTTCCTCAAACGTTATATTTCCTAGTTGAAGAGCTGGTTTTGAGAAGTACTCTCTCTTAAAAAGTAAGCTTAACGTAACATTTTTTTCCTTTCCGCTAATTTGTAGGGCTATGTGATTATTCAAGTTAGCCGTGATTTTTTGGTTTTTTCCGCTTAACGTAAACGCAATTTGTGGTGAGTTTTTAGGAATGTCCAAACTCCTTATCATTTCATTCAGCAAGGAAAAAAAAAGCCTCACCGCATCATCTTGGTGTATGCGTTTGATTTGCTTTACGACAATTTCTCTTTCCGTTAAGGTACTTTGCATGTTATCTAAGGCTATGTATCTACTGTGAAGATATCTTAGTGTTCTATGTGTTTACTTTCAATATTTCACACTATTCTTTCTCCCTGCAAATTACAAAAGTCTCGAAATTTTGTCTAATGTGATGGTTTTATGAAGCAAATGTTAAAATAAACCCTGTGAGCGTCCGTTAAGGTATGCGAACGAAAGTTCTTATGTACAATTAGTCTCAATCCCGCTTGTAAACTTACTAGCGGGATTTTTGTTTTCGTTGAGAGGATTAGTAACTGGTTATGAAAAAGCACCTAAAAATCGGCAGGAAGTAGTTCTTTTAGCAATTGATTTATAGAAGACGAAGAAGTCAAATCTGCGTCTTCCAATTCTGCCATATCGAGGGTAAAAATGTTTGTGCCAGGGGCTCGCCAAAGTCGGTCCAACAACAACGACAGGTGTTCGGAGGTGCCATCGCTATACAAAATACAGGCGTCAGCTTCAAGAGAGGCAATCCACGTTTTCCGCCATTCGTCGGCTTCTTGTTCGGGCGATAAATTTTCGAGCCTAAACAGGACGAAATGAGGTAAAAGCTGCGTTAAAGCAAGCAATACATTTTCTTTGTAAATTGAGATGCCAATAAAGTTGATGATATGACGCATAAAATACTTGTTTTTGTTGGTTTGTGGGGCTTGTTTAGCATCCTGACCGTAAATGTAATAGCTCAAACCGTAAAAAAAGACCGCTTTATTGCCAACCAAGGCGTAGTGACTTGGACAGAAACTGTTGAAATTAAAGACATGGACACGCCCATCATCGTGGAAGCCATAGCCGAATCCTTACAAAAAAACCAATACGTTCAATTAGATAGTAAAAGGCTCAATAATGTGTTGACAGGCCGACTTGTTAGTGCACCATCTCTTGGTCTAGCAAAGGCGACTTTTCGCGTAGATATTTTATACGAAAGTTACATTGTTTCGGTAAGGGGCATTACGCTAATGCCTTCCACGCCCATTGAAAAAGTCATTTTGAACTCCCAACAACGATTTATTGACTCTTTTCCTAACGCCATAAACCTCCTTGACGAGCAACTTTCCCAAACATTTAGCATTAGGTTTTAGGCAAACAAAAACCCCGATAGCGGTTGCTATCGGGGTTTTTTGGTGACGAAGGCGAGATTCGAACTCGCACAGGCTAACGCCCACTACCCCCTCAAAGTAGCGTGTCTACCAATTCCACCACTTCGCCGTTCCCGTTGTTTGGGGTTGCAAAAGTAGTAGTCCGAAATGATAATTGCAAATAGTTTTTTCAAAGAAATTTATTTTCTCCAATCAATTTCTTTCCCTCCCCAAAAGTTGCTCAATTAAGCAGAGTCGCTTATATTGGGCTAAAATGAACCTTTTTTCCTCCATGCAACGTCGAAATTTCCTCCAAACCATTGCCGCTACTCCCGCCCTAATTCCTTCTTTGTCAAGCCGTAACAAACCCACGCTCAAACCTGCTCGACTTAAAGCGGGCGATACCGTCGGGCTCGTTTGTCCAGCCGCACCTGCCTACAGCAAACAAACGGTACAAGTCATCGTGGAGTCCATGCAAGCCTTGGGTTTTAAGGTAAAATTTGGGAAACGAATGTGGGAAAGGTACGGTTACTTGGCAGGAAAAGATGCCGACCGAGCAGCTGACATCAACGACATGTTTGCTGACCCATCGGTACAAGCGATTATTTGTGTGCATGGCGGCTGGGGCTGTGCGCGATTGTTGCCTTTGCTGGACTATGACACCATCAAGAAAAACCCCAAAGTGTTGTTAGGATACTCAGACGTTACTGCACTGCTTTTAGGGATTTACAGTCAGACTGGTTTGGTTACTTTTCACGGGCCCGTGGGGGCGGTTAGCTGGAATGAGTTTACCGTGAACTATCTCCGAAAAGTCCTCATAGAAGGCGAAGCTGTGCGATACGAAAACCCAAAAGTAGTGGGCGATAACCTCACGCAAGTCGCCGACCGAATTGATACTATCGTTGCAGGAAAAGCCAAAGGCCGATTGTTGGGAGGCAACCTCACGGTATTGAGTCATTTGTTAGGCTCTCCTTACGTTCCCGACTGGAAAGGGAGCCTATTTTTCTGCGAAGACGTGGACGAAGCCCCCTACCGCGTTGACCGAATGCTTACCCAACTCAAATTGAGTGGTATCTTCAACGATATGAATGGATTTATTTTTGGCAAATGTTCGGAGTGCGAGCCAGGCAACGGCAGTTATGGTTCACTTACGCTCGAAGACCTGTGGCTTGACCACCTCCAACCTGCCCAAAAACCTGCCTTTTCAGGGTCAATGATTGGGCACATTCGCCAAAAATTCACCATTCCCGTTGGCATTGAAGCCGAAATGGACGCTGCTACGGGAGTCATTCAGTTTTTAGAAAAAGCCGTTGTTTAAAATAATTCTTAATCCGACAGGTAAGTACAGGATAAGTAAACAATTGCTTTACAAAAAATTTGCCAGCCAACCCATTCTATATTAAGCTATTTTTTATAAACCAACACCTTGAGCTACGCAACCGATTCGGAGCTATGGCAAGCTTTTAAAGAGGGCGATAGAGTCGCTTTTGCCCAACTTTACAACCTTCACATCGAAGATTTGTTGAGTTATGGCTACCGTGTTACGTCCGATAGGCAGCTTATCAAAGACAGCATTCAAGACCTTTTTTTACACCTTTGGCGTAGTCGTCAGAACTTAGCCGATACCGATAGTATCAAGTTTTACCTCTACCGCTCGCTACGAAACAGAATTGTACGAAATAGCGAAAAAAACAACCATTCCCCCATTGATTCCGCTGGGTTATTTGAAAATATCATTGGAGAATTGTCATTTGAGGACGATTTGATTGCCAATGAACAACTTAGCGAACAGCATCAACGACTCAAACGCGCCATTCACCAACTTCCTCGTCGGCAGCAAGAAATTATCCAACTCCGCTATTACCACGATTTTGGCTTAGATGAAATTGGTGACATGATGCACATCAATCCCCAATCGGTTCGGAACCTCCTCCATCGAGCCATCACCGAATTGCGTGAATGTTTTTCGGTTTAAAAAAGAGCATTTTGGGGTTTTAGAAAAATAAATAAAAATATTTCAAGAAAAATGAGTACAAAACCAAAGTACCCCGATTTAGGGGATTGAATGAAGAACTTATGAACACATCATACGCTTTCTACACCATTGAAGATTTTATCGCTGATGACTATTTCATTCAGTGGGTCAAATACCCTACTCCAGATTCTGACGCCTTTTGGGCCGATTTTTTGGAAAGGTTCCCCACCCAACGTGAAAATGTAATTGGGGCAAAGTTAGGGGTTGAACAACTTTCAATTGCAGCTAAACATGAGATTCCTACGCAAGAAACGCCCGCTATCTGGGCACACATTTCTGACGAGTTGGAAGAGCCGCCTAGACGTATAGTTCAAATCGTTCTAAATTTTTGGAAACCAGCCCTTGCGGCGGCTTCCATTGTGATTGCGCTTGGTTTGGGATGGGGATGGTATAAAAACGCCCACAAAGGCAGGTATGACCAGCTCATTTCAGTCGCAAAGAGTCCGCTTCAAGAGGTAGTGAATACCACCTCCACGAACCTGACAGTGAACATGCCCGACGGAAGCCACGCGATCCTAAAGCCTGAAAGTAAACTCAGTTATACCAAATCATTCACGGGCAATATCCGCGAAGTATATCTTTCGGGAGAAGCATTTTTTGACGTAATTAAAAACCCTAACAAGCCCTTCTTTGTTTACGCCAATGGATTGATTACCAAAGTATTGGGCACAAGCTTTTGGGTAAAAGCATACGAAGCCGACAAACAAGTTACCGTACTTGTGAAAACAGGAAGAGTCTCGGTTTTTGCCCAAAAAAATACCCAAAATCCAGATCCCGAAACAAATGGGCTGGTCTTAACACCCAATCAGCAGGTAGTATTTGGCAAAGCAGACGAACGATTGACCCGTAAATTGATTGAGAGGCCCGTGATTTTGTTATCGCCCCAAGAACTTAAACAATTCTCTTTTACGAATGCGTCTGTCACCGACATTTTCACGGCGCTTGAGAAAGCCTACGGCGTTGATATTGTCATTGACGAAGAATTGATGGCCAACTGTAGCCTTACCACCACCTTGTCCAATGAAACCCTTTTCGAAAAACTAGATATCATTTGTGAAGCACTTGAAGCTACCTACAAAGTAGTTGATGCTCAAGTCATTATCACAAGCAAAGGCTGTAACTAAACCAACTATCCGCTCATTTCAAACCCTTATCGCATGAATATAAAACTTGACTTAGTACACTAAAAAAGCCGATAACGATTCCAGCGTTACCGGCTTTCAAAAGCCCTTTTGATGGTCTTCCAAACCACATCCGATTCCAGCGGATGTGAAAGGGTTGTTTTTGCTTTTCCAAATCACAAAAACCTTAGTAAACTAATGAAGAAAAGATTACAAATCCAAAAAAACCTGATTCGCCTTATGAAGTTCTCGCTAATACAATGCTGCATTGCGATGATTTTTGTGGGTGTCTCGCTCGCACGAGATGTAGTAGCTCAAGAATTGTTGAGCCGTAAAATCAGCATTCAAATCGACAACCAAAGCATGTCCTCAGCTTTGGTTCTGATTGAAAAACAGGCAAATGTCAAATTTACCTACCGTCCTAAAATTGTTGAATCAACACAAAAAATTTCGTTGAATGCCACCAACGAGCCACTCGCTCAGTTGCTGGACAGGCTATTTATTCCGTACAAAATCAAGTACAAAGTCATTAGCAACCAAATCATCTTGTCCAGGCTATCGGCCTCCTCTTCCAGTGAACTCAATACACCCATCGAAGAAAAGAACTTCGAGCCCAACCCGTTATTAGAAGCCCTTGCTGATATTTCGGTTTCAGGGACGGTCGTGGATGACAAAGGCGGGGTACTTCCTGGCGTAAATATCTTTGTAAAAGGTACACAGAAAGGCGCCACTACCGACGAAAACGGCAAGTTTTCGATTGCCGTGCCCAACGCGCAAGCCGTATTGGTATTTAGCTTTGTGGGTTACAAACCCCAAGAAGTGATAGTAGGAAACCGTTCTTCTATCAATATCACTCTTTTGACCGACGAAAAAGCCTTGGGCGAAGTCGTCGTTGTAGGGTACGGTTCTCAACGTAAACAAGACATTACGTCGGCCATTTCGGTCATCAATATGAAAGACATCGGCGAGCAACCTGCCAACAACATGAATCAGATGATTCAGGGACGGGCAGCGGGGGTCGTTGTCAAACAAAAAAGTGGTACCCCTGGCGGTGCATTTGAAGTGCGCGTGCGGGGTATCGGTTCATTGGGTGCTGGAAGCGACCCACTGTACGTTATCGACGGCTTTGCGGTGGGTACGTCGGTAGGCCAAAACCTCAACCCCAACGACATTGAAAGTATTTCTATCCTAAAAGATGCCGCCTCTACCGCTATTTACGGGGCGCGCGGCTCTAACGGGGTAGTGCTGATTACTACCAAAAATGCCAAAGAAGGCAAAGTTGACGTCAATCTTTCGCTTGATTACGGCATTCAAAACGTTCCCTCAACGCGTCGTGTCAAAATGCTCAACGGGGTAGAATTTGCCCAATTTAAGAAAGAAGTATTTGAAGATGGTATCCGCTATTTTCAGAATAGAGAACCAACGCTTGAAGAAGTTCCAATCGGTT contains:
- a CDS encoding FecR family protein, producing the protein MNTSYAFYTIEDFIADDYFIQWVKYPTPDSDAFWADFLERFPTQRENVIGAKLGVEQLSIAAKHEIPTQETPAIWAHISDELEEPPRRIVQIVLNFWKPALAAASIVIALGLGWGWYKNAHKGRYDQLISVAKSPLQEVVNTTSTNLTVNMPDGSHAILKPESKLSYTKSFTGNIREVYLSGEAFFDVIKNPNKPFFVYANGLITKVLGTSFWVKAYEADKQVTVLVKTGRVSVFAQKNTQNPDPETNGLVLTPNQQVVFGKADERLTRKLIERPVILLSPQELKQFSFTNASVTDIFTALEKAYGVDIVIDEELMANCSLTTTLSNETLFEKLDIICEALEATYKVVDAQVIITSKGCN
- a CDS encoding LD-carboxypeptidase is translated as MQRRNFLQTIAATPALIPSLSSRNKPTLKPARLKAGDTVGLVCPAAPAYSKQTVQVIVESMQALGFKVKFGKRMWERYGYLAGKDADRAADINDMFADPSVQAIICVHGGWGCARLLPLLDYDTIKKNPKVLLGYSDVTALLLGIYSQTGLVTFHGPVGAVSWNEFTVNYLRKVLIEGEAVRYENPKVVGDNLTQVADRIDTIVAGKAKGRLLGGNLTVLSHLLGSPYVPDWKGSLFFCEDVDEAPYRVDRMLTQLKLSGIFNDMNGFIFGKCSECEPGNGSYGSLTLEDLWLDHLQPAQKPAFSGSMIGHIRQKFTIPVGIEAEMDAATGVIQFLEKAVV
- a CDS encoding RNA polymerase sigma factor, producing the protein MSYATDSELWQAFKEGDRVAFAQLYNLHIEDLLSYGYRVTSDRQLIKDSIQDLFLHLWRSRQNLADTDSIKFYLYRSLRNRIVRNSEKNNHSPIDSAGLFENIIGELSFEDDLIANEQLSEQHQRLKRAIHQLPRRQQEIIQLRYYHDFGLDEIGDMMHINPQSVRNLLHRAITELRECFSV
- a CDS encoding McrB family protein — translated: MQSTLTEREIVVKQIKRIHQDDAVRLFFSLLNEMIRSLDIPKNSPQIAFTLSGKNQKITANLNNHIALQISGKEKNVTLSLLFKREYFSKPALQLGNITFEEKGNADYWLGKIKFQDKHLLQNDSVVQYWIDSLQDLKQIATTTTHRELHNKAIYQAAEDEGFRSELFAKNTSMARAVAEPTETYQKRIERPTIPLNYIYYGAPGTGKTYEVQRLCQSYAHKIVTFHQSFGYEEFVEGIRPETIGDKITYKVRKGVFYEACLEALRAADYQSFEGCISDTPENRQKRFTQAPIVLMVMDEINRANVSKVLGELITLIEPSKRLGATDELWLTLPYSQEKFGVPANLYIVGTMNTADRSIALLDTALRRRFYFNECLPDLPSLNDKTVENTNLGKLLATLNERIEFLHDRDHVVGHAYFLNITTFEELCELFRFQLIPLLQEYFYDDWRKIQLVLGDNEAWGKPLDAKLIQVKMQYSTRMEQELFGEDLDNVDAVVTYQLNPMLSEGRFGELPRDMFRRIYER